In Etheostoma spectabile isolate EspeVRDwgs_2016 unplaced genomic scaffold, UIUC_Espe_1.0 scaffold00569390, whole genome shotgun sequence, the genomic window GACATATTATCACTAACACCCGTTAAAGAACTAAGAAAACAGTTTGCCAGTTGCCAGTGCGCATTTTGGCCCTCGTGGCAACGGAAGGAtctatgcttttgttttttaaatcattttgcatTGATTTCAGTCATTATTGATTTACCCATGCCACAAGACAGGGCAGGATTATAATTATCTCTTGGATGTAAAAGTCATCGATTTTCCTACTCATCAACACCAAACTTTTCTTTACACGTCTGGAAATTGCGCGCGGAGATGGCGCAAAGGGTAAATCTAATTTTACACATTATTGTTGaattttgaccttttttaaaaaaaagaaaagatactcTTGATGAAGGTTTAGAGGGACCGAAACGTTagtttttctaaataaaagctGATGCTAGCAAGAGCAGAGTGCGGAATTTGTTCCTCTTCCTTCTAAATTGAATTTTTATTATGGAAATGTTTTGCCCGAGATATTATTAAATAGGTTACATGCAAACGAAATTATCTGAATTCCTATGCAAAGCTAATTGGCTAATTAAGTTAGCCGTGATTTTAAACTATAAAGTGAACTGGTCTGATGCCTAAATTGTCCTACTCAATACAACCAACACATTGTAAGAATATAATTGTCCCAGGTTTTCTGCTTATTAATTCCCTACATCCCTTGTCCTCCCGACACATGCCCTCATGTTATCTTCAAATTTCACCCCAGTACGATGAGCTGGCTCTTTACGGAGGCGCGATGGACGGAGTCGGAGTCCCCACCTCCATGTACGGAGACCCGCATGCCCCCCGGCCCCTGCCCCAAGTCCACCACCTGAACCACGGGCCGCCTCCGCATCCGACGCAGCACTATGGAGCCCATGCGCCGCACAACATCATGCCAAGCAGTATGGGCAGCGCCGTCAGCGATGCACTAAAGAGAGACAAGGACCAAATCTACGGGTATGGATATGAGTTGTTGAACAGAATGATAGAAATTCCGTAAAAATCGTGttactgtctttctttttaaacaccTTATTATTAACAATATAATATGCTCATGACAAGTATTTTTTGCTGCTGCTTGAAACGAGACGAAATAGCTCAGTAGTAAGGAGAATTGATTCATCTTTTAACAGGTTGTTTGCAttggaaacattaaaaaaaaaacactgaagtggCGTGTCTGTTCCCTTTGAATTaagtattaataaataaatatttggtGGTGTTCTTTTGCTAAACTCACCagcttaatttaaaatgttatctgCCGCTTTGATATCCTACTGAATAGGCAATAGTTCATGTTCAGGCCTAACAATGGCTATAGAATAAAATGGGCCTGTTTTTACCTGTGTTGCAGCCACCCTTTATTTCCACTGTTGGCTCTGGTGTTTGAGAAGTGCGAGCTGGCAACCTGCACGCCCAGGGAGCCCGGGGTTGCGGGAGGAGACGTTTGCTCCTCTGACTCCTTCAATGAAGACATAGCCGTATTTGCAAAACAGGTAGAAGCACAAATTTGTACTGAATTGAACACACTGAAAGTAAGGGAGCCAATTTAAATAAGATGCAATGAAACGTATGTGAGAAGCAGTAAAACACCACCTGAAgcattttctttccctttttagaTCCGTGCAGAGAAACCTTTATTTTCTTCCAACCCAGAGCTAGATAACTTGGTGAGCACTTATTTCTTTCTCATTTAattctccttttttctcccagtaatgtgtttttctctgcCCGCACCGCGACATCACAGACTGGGGCAACTTCCCCAAATGccacatttcttctttttttgtaataaaaaaaaattaataattaaattatgTTGTAAATTAGCAAATGTACacagtcattattattatagcaCCATGGCTGTCTATTAAACCATGTAATGTTCTGGTATCATGTATTGTTTAGATGATTCAAGCGATTCAAGTCCTACGATTTCATCTCCTGGAATTAGAAAAggtaatacagtacatatattttaATGGCTCAATGCCACCTTTTACCAACATTGTATTCAaacaacactgattattttaattatttattattctggTGTTCAGCCAAAATTCAGAGAATCTAAATGAAAGACTGGATTTCGCAGGTTCATGAGCTCTGTGATAACTTCTGCCATCGgtacatcagctgtttaaaaGGCAAAATGCCTATTGACCTGGTCATAGAGGACCGAGACATCTGCAAGTCGGACTTCGACGACCTCTCCGGGTCCTCCACCAACCTTGCAGATCATGTGAGTCACCTGCCTTCTCTAAATTCAgaaattgattttgaattgaTTACCAGaagaattattttattttaatttaagaacTCAGAGAGTTGCTTGAAGAGTCCTGCTTCTCATCGTTAAGTCCTCCCATTATTGAAAAGTTAACATACATCTGTTGATACCCCACACAAGTGGATAATGGCTGCTGTTTGCTGTAG contains:
- the meis2b gene encoding homeobox protein Meis2b, whose protein sequence is MAQRYDELALYGGAMDGVGVPTSMYGDPHAPRPLPQVHHLNHGPPPHPTQHYGAHAPHNIMPSSMGSAVSDALKRDKDQIYGHPLFPLLALVFEKCELATCTPREPGVAGGDVCSSDSFNEDIAVFAKQIRAEKPLFSSNPELDNLMIQAIQVLRFHLLELEKVHELCDNFCHRYISCLKGKMPIDLVIEDRDICKSDFDDLSGSSTNLADHNPTSWRDMDDTHSMPSVGTPGPSSGGHVSQSGDNASELGDALDNSLASPGTGDEDDQDKKRQKKRGIFPKVATNIMRAWLFQHLTHPYPSEEQKKQLAQDTGLTILQVNNWFINARRRIVQPMIDQSNRAVSQGTAYSPDGQPMGGFVLDGQQHMGLRPGGPMGSMGMNMGMDGNWHYM